Within Pseudomonas cichorii, the genomic segment GCCAGAGTCATCATGGGCGTTGCCAGCGCCGCCTGCATCGGATTGTGCATGACGATATGCGCTGGTCTTGTACCGCCTGAAGCCCGCGGACGGGCGGTATCGGTTGTCCTGGGCGGACTCATGCTTTCACCTGTGGCCGGCGTGCCGATGACCAACCTGATTGAACATGCTTTTGGCTGGCGTGCGAGTTCATGGCTGATCGTGGCGTTATCCTTGGTGTGTACGTTCCTGGTAGCCACCCGATTGCCTGCTGGCGATGCAGACAAACAGCCAGCGTTACGACAGCAACTGAGTGATCTCAACAACCTCAGCCTATGGGGCGCTTACCTCACCAGCGGCCTCATCATCGGATCGACCTTCGCGGCGTTCAGCTACATCACACCGATTCTGATCAAGGAAGTCGGCGTACTTCCCGGCTACATAGCGCCGATTCTGGCGCTTTATGGTGTGGCCAATCTGGCAGGCAATATGTTCGTCGGACGCATCGCCGACCGCCATACATTCCCGGCATTGGGCTGGGGGCTGGCTCTGTTGACACTGGCATTGAGCGGCTTTGCGCTGGCTGGCGATCATCAGTGGCTGAACGTGGCGTGCTTCATCGCGATCGGCCTGACCGGTGTCTCACTGAACCCGGCAATGGCCGCCCGAGTAATGAAAGCCGCCGAGCCGGGCGCACTGGTGAATACACTTCACACATCAGTCATCACGGCAGGCCTCGCGCTGGGTAGCTGGGCAGGTGGAGAAGCTATCAATGCCGGGTATGGCCTGCGTGGACCGCTGTGGGTGGGAGCCGGGATGGCGTTGGTGGGTTTGATTAGTGTGGTGCGGCCGTTGCTGCAGGACTCTTCGGCAACGAGGTCCTGTGCTCAAGGTTGAGAGGGTTTGATCCGGTTTATGGCGTTTGGCATGATTCAAGCCCACACGTAAAGGAATACTCGATGCCAATCTATCTGGCGGCCGAATCAGAACTTCATGTAGGCCAAGGCTCAGTTACAGAAGCACCTGCGGCAGAAGGAACTTACGTTGTTGTATTTGAAGACGATGATGCGGCGCTGGGGTTGTTTGCGTAAGAGCTGGGTTGGGTTTCGCGAGATAGCATCAGTACGGTGGTTCGTGGTGATGTTTTTCTCGCAGGTGAGAAATCTGGCTTGGAAAGCACCAGCAGAGTGACCCATGCTTTGTATAGGATGATTCGTATAATGTGTATTATGTTAAATAATGCATGGGACCTAGTCGTTCGACTAAAACCAAGTACGCGTTGCCGCATAAGGACAGTAGCGCTGTGTGGGCGAAGCTGGTTGGCGTTTGTGCTGAGCTCAATGGCAGCGGCGCAGAAATCGACCTGACCTCACTCCATTTGTACTTGGAAGGACTAGCTCAAGATTTTCACAGGTCGCGGCTTGTGCGTGAGGCCATCATAGACCTGAGCTTAGGCACCGTAGTTGTCAGCCAAGAGCGGCGCGCACAGCTTGCCCCGTTAGCGGAGTACTTGGAGCCCCTGTTCTCAAGCAGCCGCCCTGCCACGAGTACCCTCCTCGCGGATGAACTTCCACCGGTGAGTCCGGCATCAGATAGCACCCTCGCCTCTCGCCAGCTTGATCGCGTCAGTCAATTCCACAACGATCATCGGTACCGGGATGCGCTGGCGCAGTTGGAGGTGCTCGAAGACGGTCTCCCTACTTACGATGCGCACCAACAGGCCCGGTGGTATTTCCTACGAGGGATGTGCTTCTGGCATTTGGCGGAGGACGTGAAAGCCGCGGCAGACCTCGAAATGGCTGCCAGCCTTTACCAGGACGATGAGCGTATCGCGGCGGGCCTTGTCCGGGCGTCGATGCTCAAGGATGACGTGCAGACTGCGATCCAGGTTGGACAGGAGGCCATCGCGCGTTTCCCGGACTCATACTCGGTCTGGGTTGCGCTGACCAATGCAAGGCTTCTGAACAGAGAGCAGCTGACGACCGAAGAGATACCTGAGACATTCCGTGACAAGTCGGGAGCTTGGCAGTTGCTGGCCAGCTCAATGGCTGGAGCCGGAGATGATGAAGGCGCTGTGGATGAATCGCCCCGGATTCTCTAGACACCTTGCAAGCTCATTGCGTAACGCTTTTCAAACTCTACCGGTGACAGCTGATTGTTGAAACCATGCCGGCGTTTTGCGTTGTAGAACATCTCGATGTAGTCGAACACATCGCTACGAGCATCTTGCCGCGTGGTGTAGATTCTCCGCTTGATACGCTCCCGCTTTAGAAGCTGGAAAAAGCTCTCGGCTACGGCGTTGTCATGACAGTTGCCTCGGCGACTCATGCTGGCAACCAAATTATTCGCCTTCAAAAAACTGCGCCAATCGGTGCTGCTGTACTGGCTGCCTTGGTCGGAGTGAACCATCACCTCCTGTTTCGGCTTACGCCTCCAAACCGCCATCAATAACGCATCAATGGCTAGATCACTGGTCATCTGCGACTTCATTGACCAGCCAACGACCTGACGAGAAAACAGATCCAGCACCACAGCCAAATACAGCCAGCCTTCGTACGTGCGAATGTAGGTGATGTCGGTGACCCACACTTTGTTGGGTTCTACGACATCGAACTGGCGC encodes:
- a CDS encoding MFS transporter, with protein sequence MTNRSKLPPTVYLLGLTIFTLVTAEFMVAGMMPALADSFSVSLAQVGNLIAFYALGMALGGPPVMVLLVSRSIGNKPALIGLLAVYVAAGVLASAAQSYEILLLARVIMGVASAACIGLCMTICAGLVPPEARGRAVSVVLGGLMLSPVAGVPMTNLIEHAFGWRASSWLIVALSLVCTFLVATRLPAGDADKQPALRQQLSDLNNLSLWGAYLTSGLIIGSTFAAFSYITPILIKEVGVLPGYIAPILALYGVANLAGNMFVGRIADRHTFPALGWGLALLTLALSGFALAGDHQWLNVACFIAIGLTGVSLNPAMAARVMKAAEPGALVNTLHTSVITAGLALGSWAGGEAINAGYGLRGPLWVGAGMALVGLISVVRPLLQDSSATRSCAQG
- a CDS encoding tetratricopeptide repeat protein → MWAKLVGVCAELNGSGAEIDLTSLHLYLEGLAQDFHRSRLVREAIIDLSLGTVVVSQERRAQLAPLAEYLEPLFSSSRPATSTLLADELPPVSPASDSTLASRQLDRVSQFHNDHRYRDALAQLEVLEDGLPTYDAHQQARWYFLRGMCFWHLAEDVKAAADLEMAASLYQDDERIAAGLVRASMLKDDVQTAIQVGQEAIARFPDSYSVWVALTNARLLNREQLTTEEIPETFRDKSGAWQLLASSMAGAGDDEGAVDESPRIL